The following nucleotide sequence is from Euleptes europaea isolate rEulEur1 chromosome 3, rEulEur1.hap1, whole genome shotgun sequence.
TATGTAAGGAAGGGAAATAAATCTTTGTAATGTCATCTTATGGACCAATACTTGGgtttgtggggtgtgtgtgcaaaattCACTACATTTTTTTCATATAGTAAAGAGAGCTACCACAGGGGGTTTTAATCTAGGTTTGTGACGATCTGGGATAATTTTCTCAACACCACCACTTTGCAAATAAATTACCAGAAGAGAAAATCTGAAGCACCTCTAAATCTCCTGCGGACTAAGCCCTTTTGGaagcctgaatagccctgacaAGCCCATTTttgtcagaaactaagcagggtccgtcacagttagtaattggatgggaaaccaccaaggacgACTGAAGTTCTGGAGTTGCtatgagaggaaggcaatggcaaaccacctgtgctcatctcatgccttgaaaccCTCATggtctggggtcaccataagtctgttgcaacttaacagcacacaattattattattattattattattattatgctccTTTTCCTTACCACTAGAACATTCATGAAGTATCCTCCAATAAGAGCATAAACTCCTCCAGATGCTCCTACTAGGCTGTGGAGTGGATCACAGACTGAGCTGGCTAAGGAACCTGGAATGGAAGGGGGGAGGGTTGTAGAACATTAACGGGGAAATGCTGCCCCCTAGCACTTGGCATAAGTCAAGATTTTCTGTGATTAACAGAGTAATGACATCACTGGGTTTAGGCTGAGGTATCATTGCATAGGACTGCATTGTCAGTAGCAACAACAAACAAGTATGGATAACAATATGGAACTGCAAGAAGACGTTCCAGAAATAGAgaaatggcaacagaaaatgaGAGAATATGCGGTGATGGCCAAATAACCCAGCATGTTGAAAGAGAAAACGATAGAAGAATTTCAATAGAAATGGAAATGCTATCTTGATTATGCTAACTTGAAAGTATAGAACAAGAGTTTTTTTCTGAGGGATAAAAAGCAAATAGAAGATTAAAACAGAAGCAATAGACATGGTTTATAATGTTAGAAATCAGAGCTTTGGAATTTGGAATAATTAGAAGACTAATAGTCTGACTGGTAAAGAATAGAAAGCTAATATATACATAAAGTAATGTGTGATGTatactattattttaaaaaattaattagttCCCCTGCAAAAAGCccaatctgtatgtgaatggGTATGTGTATGTTTATGTTAAATTTGAAAatcctaataaaaagtatttttaaaaaatatggaacTGAAAATTATCCTGCAAGTATCCAGTCCACCCCTTATAGTCCTAACAACCAATATAATATGCCTCAATCCAAGCATGAACACTCAGGCTTGGCATTTTAACTGGCCTTGACAGACATTCCATTTTCTATCACTTCTCTCAATTCCTCATTGTACACTTACCTGCAATCACTCCAGCTATGTACACCAACCCAACTTTGTGTCCTTTGTGTACCAATTCAAGGGGGATTCCCAAAAGAAGCTGAAGAAAAAGATTTCCTAAGATATGCTCAATGCTGCCAAGAGAACGAAAAACAAACTTTACAAGGATGATCTAGCAAGTGATTTCTCCAGAGTAATTATGTCTACCTCCATTGGATCCAGAACCATAATCAGCACTCAGAATACCCGTTTTCTACCATTACGCTGCACGTTTCAGTGGTCTCAGCATATTTAATATTAAAGTATAGTTATTACACGCTAACCTGGAGGGTCCAGGctatcccgatctcatcagaactcaaaacgaagcagggttggccctagttagtatttggatgggagactgccaaggaagtccaggagtgtgatgcagaggtaagcaatggcaaaccacttctgtttgtttcttgtcttgaaaattctatgggggtcaccataagtcggctgcaactggaCGGCACGTTCCACCACTATAGCTATTACTCCCCTTCCTGCTGTCTGAGCTCAGGAACAGATGGAAGCTAAACCAAGTTCTCCAGCAGAGCAGAAGATGTGAAGAACCTGCCACTCTTTCAACTTCACCTTAAAAAGTAACggatgagtcagagctcacttctgaTGCACATTGGAAGGCAATGCATGACCCATCCTAGTCTCAGGGACAGGAAAAGGACCATCTATGGATCCCAGCTGCACACCTTAAAAGAGAGTATCACAAATCAAAGCCACAGATACTCGCTTTCAAAACAGAAATAGTTTCTTCAGCGCATGATCCTCTAtggcagggggtccccaacctttttgagcctgcaggcgccTTCGGAATTCTGACACGGAGTGGTGGGTTCAGCAACAATATGGCTGCTGAAAGAGGCAAAGCccgccacaaaatgattgctgcagcttaatttcagtcacacagtgaagatccttgtgtggcggtggcagctactgccccagcaacatttaaaaaaatatgcacaaccagtcaaatctccaacagcTAATCTGAAaccttgcagggcaaaagccctatctggcccacccacttcccaaaaacacttggcaggcaacagaaaaggtgtcagtgggtttCACGGCAACCATGGGCTCCACACTGGGGACCTCTTCCCTATGGTTTTGTCTGCAGTAGATTGTTCAATTGGATTCCATTGCATTTACGTTTTTGAGTAAATATGAATCAGGATTTATTTGAAAAGAGGCACTCAAAACAATTGCCAGCAACTTCAATACAAGCGCAATTTGTTGCTTACCCAGCATGCACAAGCATGTAAGACAGGAATCTCCAGGCTTCTTTCCTCTTGTCAGGCCTGTATGTAAAAGGACTGTTCAAGATGCCAGAACCCAGAGTGAGCCATTGTTCCTGGGGCTTCGAAACAGCATAATAAATGAAGGTAGTCAGCTAGACACAAAGAAGTCACAAGGAAGTCAGATACatagttgtgtttttttaactccATAGGATAGAGCATCACAATCATTTGGAAGGAGCAAATGCATctcctaaccctaaagctaatgTCAATAACTTCATCAATGGTACAAGAAATGGTATTCACTGAACACATTGCTATCAGATGTTATAAGTTGATTCAGCAAATAAATATGTCCCATAAGCAACATATTTATCTTGATCTGGTAACATGAAAATCTGAAAGATAGAAAAAGGATTCTAATATATAAACCTAACTATTCTTTTGTCATTGAAAACAGTAGTTTCCAACCTTTTGGGTACGGTGACCCACAAGTCAAATTTATTTGGTATAGTGATGCAATGATTTATTGTCACATGAATTTGGGACCATAGGTCTTTGGTAGCTGTAAGTTTAGTGTATTTTAACGGCACATTTGCCTATTATGTTGGCAGAGATTTGGAAACAGGGCGGGGAGAACAGCAAAAGGATCTTGGTGAGCCTTGAATACCTATTCATTCTTTAGCTGTTTAGAattcaattaattttaaaaaattaacaccaAGAACTGATGCGTAAGCAAAGATTGTGAAAGTACATATAGTaaggggcctagagaccaagccctacaagtaaaggctgagggacttgggaatgtttagtctggagaagaagaggttgaggggggacgtgatttctctctttaagtatttgaagggaatCAGctttctagggaggtggtgagctccccctcactgacagtatttaagcagaggctggacaaacatttgtcagggatgctctaggctgatcctgcattaagcagggggttggactagacggccccttccaactgtatgattctattagTCTTTTATCTTTAAATGTTAATATGCTGGGTATTTTACCTTGTACAAGTAGACCACAGTAACCAGCTAAATATAAACATGAACAAAGAGTTCATGGAGGACTGATCCAGCATTAACCACAATGATGAAGTAGAACATCtgggccaggctagcctcattttgttggatcttggaagctaagcagggttggtcctggtcagTACTTTGTTGGGACCACGGATGTCCAGGgttgcagagtcaggcaatgacaatactcctctgttcatctcttgccttgaaaatcctatgaggtcgctataagtcagctacatcttaacagcattttccaccacctaCATACAGAGGCAATAATAGCCCTCTGGTGTTGGAGAGGGCCAAGCTTCCAGGCCCTGTGCCCTCAGGGATTATCTGGGTAGCCCCTGGGCAAAGGGATGCTggactgacagcgcattcctgacctttaagggcgaaagcccttaggaggcaaggaaggctctgcaacgGCATCTGGgccccctgcaccggcatccAGGAAACTTATGACGGAGTTAATGGCCCGAATGCCGGAGGGAAGGCCCAGATGCCGATCGCTGGGCCGTCAGAGCGCCACCCTGGGATGCCaacggggccttccgctggcatcccaaTGCTGTCAAAGCCCAtgccggcgtcccgggaggcgttcccggggcgttccggcaCTGGGCTAGGGGAGGAcccgcctttaggcagcctccaaagccctttcgggccaggagcaccccttttttattttctcgaGATACACCAACTTTCTAGGTGGGCCGAAACCTCCCACGACCAGCGCAGGGATTCCTCTcatgaatgcactgtaaatggattgctggactgatccagcagagctgctcTTATCTAACTGTTCCTGCATGTAGAAAAGGAAACAAGAAACCCTGCACTCTGAAATGAGAACAAGGAGAATGTCTTTTTTCCTTAATGTGACCGATTTCCATGGCTGGTAGCCTGACATGATACAGCCTTCATTCCTATAATCAGCAACAGGGATTCCAAAGTGATGCAACCCCCATAACATAGCTGTACCACGCCTTTTTCTAAAGCTATATATTGGCCCTACATAGCTGAAAAGAGTCAGGTCTATCCTCAACAACTAAGTCTTCAAGTTATAATTGTTACATGTACTGGatattattttcatatttttttcatttaacaaaattttatatcttgcttttttgCCTTCACAAGGGCTCCCAAGGTGGCTAACACATTAAAACAGACCTcatgaaatcacattttaaatcCAACCCCCAAACCCCCACACATCACTAAAAGAAATAAACACAGAGCTAAAATACACCCCACAGACAGAAAAACAATTAATTTTTTGTAAGTACCCGGTACCCAGCGCGCTGAATCCCAGTACATTCCATCACATTCAGAGAGCTTTCAACATTAGAGATGTAGGTAGGCAGAAATGAGAAAATAGTTTCAAGCATTTCCCTACCTCAGCAACACTGATTGCAAGGATGAAAATGGGGGGTGGGATGCAATTCGCTCTTTCAAGGTAGGTCACTCGGTTATCTTCCGGAAGCATCCATTTGGAAACCGTTTCATGGAAGCTGTCGCAGTTGGTACAAGCCCAACAGCTTCTCCCCTCGTcgctcttttcttcttctggtgCTTCAGGGCCCCCCTCAGGGTTCATCCTCTCAAGCTCCATGTTTGAGGGAAGTTAGAAGACATCCAGCCTGCTCCTGACACACAAGGTACCGCACATTTGTCCTGGACCCGAAACAACTGCCTTTTCCTCTCGCCCACACACTGTCCCAATACGTAAGGCACTCAGTATAGTGAGAAGATCCTACCCTTGTGGAGGGCGTAAGGCCTCTCACTTGATGCTTAAACTGGATGAGAACTTGTTCAGATATGATAAGAACTTGTTCAGTGGTTTCTGACTTTTGGCAGCTCTttagggaaggggtggggaaccttttttccgccaagggccatttggatatttataacatcattcgcgggccatacaaaattatcaacttaaaaattagccgaccaagccccaagcaggcagctaccccagatgacaccccccccccgcgcgcgggcggccaagcaagcaggcatccaaccagtggagcatttgtccacctggtggcacaggatggtctgttgcaccagccgggcgtagccgtccagccgcacgccggagttgctcatGCTTCGCagggtcggggccggattctacagccggctcctgctacctctgcctgcagggatgaaatgaggacacactggctaagaacctccccccccccccgtgggcattctggccctgcttcctttaacccctccattatcaccactttcgcccccagccctcttgtagtacagagggaatacgtttctccatggcccagatgggaaaggagtaacaccgtttcttgggcagtcctagcagttctatagctaacgactcttctgcaagggggaaaaaaggttccttttcgccaaaacaaactcacatctgccttgaatagaggctattcctgtccgagggagagggcggatcgccagtcttagatccttctgagatagagatctgccaggagccacgaagggccagaccaaatgattttgcgggccttaaacggcccccgggccggacattCCCAACCCCTGCTTTGGGGAGTTACCAATCCTCTGCCTGAACTACTATGAATGTCAACACCGTGTGGCATTTGAATGAGATCCTACAGGACCTTGTGTTTTCACCCACTGGCCAATTTTAATTCCAgataggtagccatgttaatctgtggCAGCCAAAGAACACAGGGGTCCGGCAGCATTTTAGAGCCCCGCAGAATTTATTCTGAGTGCAAAAGCTTTCATAAGTCAGAGCTAACACTTCATTCAGCTAGCTCATGCAAGCTGATGATGATATTAAATTCTACTAGGCCttgaagtgccactggactcctggaTTATTCTGATCCATTTTAGCACTTCAGTGACTGACTCCTTCCCGCTCCTAGCAGCATGAAGAGAATGGCTGTTTCACTCCTGTCCCAGCCCTCAATGTGGCCAGGAGAATCCACCCCACACCCACAAGATGAGACTTTGCGGCACAACCAGGAAGTGAAGCCCAGTAAAAATAGAATTTGGAGCGGCTCCCAATGAAATGTTCTCCCAAGGCCGATCACTTTGACTGCTGTTCCACACCCAGGGGCCTGTCattcctatggttgccaacctcctggaggggcctggagatctctcagaactaCAATTTACCTCCAAGCTACAtacatcaattcccctggaggaaatggctgctttggagggtggcctcaatggcattataccccactgaggcccatCCCCTCCACAGACTTCacgcccaaattttcaggaactTCCCCGACATGGAGTTGGCATTGGCAActgtagttcccctggagggtgtCTGGCATTATACTCAGCTGAGATCCTTATCAACCCcatcctctccaagctccacccctcaatctcctggaatttccccaaACCGGAGTTGACAATCCTAATAGTCTCAGAGCCTCCAGTTCTCCTATCAAGTGCCATCACATGACTCCATAACTAACAACCCCAACCCAGTTTGTCCTTTTGTGCTTGCCAACTCTCAAGCGGAGAGAGCCGAGGGTCGCCCACTCCCGACGCAGTCTGTCTGAGGGGGTCAATGCAAGGATTAGCCTTGACAACCCTAACAGAGTCAGAGCCTCCATTTCTCCTATCAAGGGCtatcacatcacatcacatcaccGCACTCCCAACAACCCCAACCCAGTCTCTCTCCTATGTGCTTGCgaaggccattgatgcacgggaggttttgccactcgctagtctagatgcgcatttcccccatccgatttctcaaaactcaacaacaagcccccaggcagagttctgagaattcgggtggggggaaatgggcatctagactAGAGAGTCTGTCAAAGagtggacattttggaggactttcattcatagggtcgccatgagtcggaagcgacttgacggcacttaacacacacacagactagagcaggggtggggaacgtcagacccgggggccgtttaaggcccgcaaaaatcattaggtctggcccttcgtgagtcctggcagatctctagctcagaaggatctaagactggtgatccgcaccctcccacggacaggagtagcctctactcaaggcagaCGTGtacttgttttgctgagaaaaggaaccttcccccaccccccttgcagaagagtcattagctatggagctgctaggaccgcccaagaaactgtgttaaccctttcccacccgggccatggagaaacgtacggtcggctaatttttaagttgataattttgtatagcccgcaaatgatgttataaatatccaaatggcccttggcggaaaaaaggctccccacccctggaccagagagcggccaatccaaggcacaacctcccgtgcatcaatggccgcACTCTCAAGCGCAGCCAGCCGAGGGTCGCCCACTCCCGACGGCGCCTGGAAGGCAGCCACCGCTCTGGCAACGCAAGGAAAAAGCCCCCTGCCTCCAAGCGCGGCCGAAGGAGACCCTCGCGCCTACACTGCAAGGCGCTCGCGGTTTTGCGCCGCCGCCCCGTCCAATCGGAAGACCCTCGCCCGACGGCGGCCCGACGCCCTTCCCGGCCCCTCTGCCCTCGAGGACGGGCGGCGGGAAGCCCTCCCGCCCCGTCGGCGAAGGGAGGCGCGTCTCCGGCGCGGCGGAGGCAACGTGGCGCCGCGACCCACCTGCGCTCGGGGCTCGGCGTGGCACAGCCAGCGGACCGGCGGGGCCCAGAGAGCGCGACGCCCGGCCCCGCCTCCGCCTCCGCCTCGACGGCCCCTGCCCAGCAAACGCCGCCCAGCAGGAAGCGGGGGCGGCCGCCGCGCCTTCCAAacgccgctccccccccccaggccgcccCTGCCCGGGACCCGCCTGCGCCTGGGGGCGCTTCGAGGTGCATCACTTGGACCCAGACAGTCTCTAATAAGGCCATTGATTCATGGCaggtttggccttgggtttgccactctttggatgcactttcccccccatccgtattctcaaagctcaacaagAAGCCGCcgcgcagagttttgagaattcagatgggggaaatgggcatctggttcccaacctttttttgaccagggaccactaggacttttttgttcggtgcagggaccccaaggttcaaaataaaaattccgagaatttgaaaataaactttcatcataactgttaaacattaaacttagaataatatttgaacatattTTATAACAGAtaacctttaattgaaaatattaatttattataggtttataactttgtttcggggaccttaatttcgttctcgcggacccctgggggtccacggacccccggttgggaaccagtaatagtgacaaatccaatgcaaagccTGCCATGAATACATGGCCATACAGTCATAATACAGCTCAGCAGCTTGTTTGGGTATCAAGTTAAACTTTACAACGTTGAAAACAGTGAATAGTATGACCATCCATATTACAGCTTCTTGCGGACAGAATTAATCGCACAGGAACAATGGCTTGGATCTATGGCCGAAGTATTTCTGCCGCCTGGGCTTACGTAGCCGTCGGCTGCAGGGCGATTGGCCCGAAGGGGGCCCCCGtggagcctttccccccccccccggggtttcACGCGTCAAAGTAGGCGCGTGGGAAGGTTGCGGCCCCTCGACGTGGACGCCCAGCCGGGAAGAAGCCGGTCTTTGCTGCAGGCGGCTGCTGCCCAGCTCGACGAGGCTTCACTTGGATAAACGGGCAAAAATGGATTGtactattttaattagtgagttacagaaactagttttaatgcttgtatattttactgttaatagatctTTTTAAAAcggtttagacacttcttcggaagtcgggtgatgggtcactttttaaggtgggcggagggtcgaaggggtatcttgggttttttttttgaactttataattttgtaaccatgaatgtattaataagtatatatagatactcttttgtatttccttttttaaattttattattattattgtattcgtttttgttttatgttatcaaaatttaaaaaaattattaaaaaagaagCAGCGTAGATGCTCAGGATTCGAGGTAACACCTGCGGAAACCAGGGGGCAAGCCGAAGCAGTAGGGGTTCCAGAACCGACAGAAATTAACCCCGTGCGGATAAGCCCAACTATCTCCTCCAGTTTAGCCTCACAACCCTGTTAGGCTGAGTGGGTGACTGGCAATGGCACAGTTTGGGGTTGAACTAGTTAATTTGTGTTTCGTGCTATGGGGGAGGTACCCAGACCTACTATTGGAACTACATCTTTGTGCGTTCAAGGATTCATAAGGcctaaacttagggttgccaacctccaggtactagctggcgatctcctgctattacaactgatctccagccaatagagatcagctcacctggagaaaatggctgctttgacaatggggctctatggcactaaagtccctcccctacccaaacctcaccctcaggctccgccccaaaaacctcccaccaatggtgaagagggacctggcaaccctacctaaactGGGTGTTTTGCTGGTTTTGAAATAAAGCGATGAGGGCTGGGACGGATTAAAACGTAACGCATAGGGTTATAGTTTTTCCCCTCTTGCCTCACATAGCAAAATCCAGCATTCCTGGGAACAGAATTTTTCATTGGCTGTTTgtttaatggtgggggggggggagagttgatctgaacccaggtcaTCCCAGTCCTACTCTGCGATGTCTCCTTGATCCAGTCCCCAAAATGGTCTCCCCTCCCAGAGGTTCACTGTCCATAACCTGAGTTTCTGGTACACCTCGTGCCAGCTTTAAAAACGTGTCGATCAAAAATTCCATCAGGTCAACACAGAGCCTGTGTAGCTCTTTCCCACACAGTAGCCCTTTATTTCCAACGTGTTTGGAAGAGCCTTGTTTTTCAAGCAGCGCAAATCTGCCAAATTAAATCCAACAGCTGCATCCAAGTAAGAGTCTGTTGCGAGCCGAGACAGCTGAATTTGTGCACTGGAAAGCTGAGAGTCAATACATTTTGTGACAATTGCTTAGATCTGAAAGTACACCACTGCCTCCCCTACCCCACCCCGCCCATATCAGCCTGTATTCAACAACACAGCAATCtcaatagcccagactagcccaatcttgccagTGTCGAGGCTAATCAGGGCTGGCCATGGTAAATAtgtggatgggataccaccaaggaagagcagagctgctatgcagagaaggcaatagtaaaccatcTCTGGCTCATCTCTTACCTTGGAAACCCCAGGAGAGGTTGCTGTAAATCAGTTCCAACTTAAGGACACTAAATACCCAACAGTGCCATTCGTCTAATGGAAAAGACATTTGTTTGCAGAAAAGGGCAGCAACCTCCACCTACCATTGCATACATCTACTTTGTGACCACTGCTGTTCCTAAGgatccttccccgcccccccaaaaaaagttttggAGAACTGTATTTTGCTTTGGGTCCCTCTTGAGGAGGGAAAAGGTAAAAgtgccctgtgcaagcgccgggtcattcctgacccatggggtgatgtcacatcccgacgtttactaggcagactttgtttacggggtggtttgccagtgccttccccagtcatcttccctttacccccagcaagctgggcactcatttcaccaaccttggaaggatggaaggctgagtcaaccttgagccggctacctgaaaccaacttccgttgggatcgaactcaggtcgtgagaagagtttggactgcagtactgcagctcaccactctgtgccacggggctctttgaggagggaagaggggtgTATATTACTGTTTGGTCTTATGTCTTGCCTCAGTAAAGTTGGTGCTAATCCATTCGCTGCAGCCTTCCATCTTTGTTGTGCAGCATATTCATCCccaccctgaactggatggcccaggctagcctggtcttatcggatcttgaaagctaagcagagttggccctgggtaatacttggatgggaggccaccaaggcagtccagggttgctatgcagaggcaggaaatggcaaaccactgctggtagtctcatgccttgaaaaccctacgggaacaccgtaagtcatctgcgacttgacagcactttcccaccACTGTACTCATCCCCTATCCCAaagaatttggctttaaaagacATCGCCCTGCCAGGAAACACACAGCGCTATAAAAACAATTTATTCCAAACGTTAGAATCGTACAGATCTGCTTCTCTTCCACAAACCCTGCCAAAATATTTTCAGATTTTCTTTGATTCTACCCCCCAAAATATTGCTGAAACTccgtattaaaaaaaatagtcctTTGCAGAACTGCTGCTCATCTCTGAGATCTTTCAAATGTGCCTACCAGAAGAAGATGGCTAAAGAAAATGGAAATGCTCAGTAATTTCTGTGACCCAGTCCCATTGCTGCACACAAATTGCACTGAGCCATGAGTCCTCACCTTCTTCCCTTTCTAAAGGCAGCCCTGGGCCAAATTAGAGTCAAGATCAGTCTTAAAAATCTGTAGTCCTCACAGGAAAGGCCAACAACCCAGAAACAAGGCTGCTAGGTTTAGTTCTGATCCACACCAAATTAAAGGAAGCCAGTCGATGGTTTAAAAACATACCAGCTGCTCTCTGAAAACACCAGGCAGATGGTAAAAAGCATCTGGCTTGAGATAGGTTTGTAGTATTCTAATAAAAGTACAACcacctctgttgtttttttaaagggagcaAATTGGAGTCAAGGACAGCCCAACGTATCCTGACATTGGAACGCGAAAAAAAGTGAATGTGTAATTTTCACAGTCCAGGAATCCATGCAGTAGTTAGGTGATAGCACAAGAGTAGGCATCACATTTGAGGATTCTGGCTGCAATTTTAAAAGATCCATCCAGAAAACATATGGAAAATGAACGTGACTttggcccacccacccacctcttTAAAAACTTTGAAGATGGGAcagctccccacaccccacctctGAAAAAGCTGCCCCAGAGGATCGGAGCATGGGCTACGCTTTCAAAAGAATGGAAGAACTGTTCTTTGCGACTCCCCACACCAGCTGTTGAAGCCCAACTCCGGCCAACTAAATGGAGGAACGTGATGCTGATTCGTGCCCCAGTTATGCCTTCTCAAGCTATGTTTGAGAAGCAACAGaaccttattttttttcttcacgGCTTTCTTCTTCTCCAAATGTGTGTGTTC
It contains:
- the RHBDL2 gene encoding rhomboid-related protein 2, with product MELERMNPEGGPEAPEEEKSDEGRSCWACTNCDSFHETVSKWMLPEDNRVTYLERANCIPPPIFILAISVAELTTFIYYAVSKPQEQWLTLGSGILNSPFTYRPDKRKEAWRFLSYMLVHAGIEHILGNLFLQLLLGIPLELVHKGHKVGLVYIAGVIAGSLASSVCDPLHSLVGASGGVYALIGGYFMNVLVNFQEMIPLFGVARLLFIFLIVGTDVGFALYRRFSPADPHLVSFVAHIAGGLAGMSVGYVIFSSFDHNFIKDPRFWVSIVAYLVFVGFAIFFNVFFSPANW